AGACGGAAAAGCCTTTGGAAGACAATAGTATTATAGAAAAGGCACTTCCAGAACAAGAATACAACAAAAGCAAAAAAAATATGAGGAAAAAAATTGCTTTAGGAATGATTGCGTTACTAGCTATCGAAGTAGCATCAGCAGCTTTTTATGTGAATACAATCATGCAAGATAATATTCATCATCGTGTTGTACGAGAGGTTCGTTATCAAATAGATGATAAATTGGTCCTCAAAACAGGAACATTTACCGGTGATTTAGATTTCGGTGTATTTAGTGGAAACGGAGAATTTATCTTCGACACTGGTTCTGTATACGAAGGTGAGTGGGCTGATAATTATTTTGATGGATTAGGAAAACTACAAGTACCATCCGAGGGAGTATATGAAGGAAAATTTATAAATGGACTCAAATCTGGTAAAGGAACATTTACTTGGGATGATGGAGACATTTATGAGGGTGAATGGAAAAATGATCAAATGAATGGTCAGGGAATATATACTACTTCTGATGCAGTAGTTTATAGTGGCACATTTGAAAATAATTCCTTTAAAGAAGGTTCGTGTGAGTTTAGTAATGATGAAGGCACTTATTCCTTAACATTTGCTAATAATGCAATTTCTAATGCGGAGATTAAATATGCAGATGGTACCAAATATTCTGGAGTTTGTTCTAAATCTGATATCACAGGATCAGGCACAATGGTCTTTATTAATGAGGACAAGTATGTAGGAGAGTTTGAAGGCAACAAACGGTCCGGTAAAGGTGTATACACATGGAAATCAGGTGCATCTTATGATGGAGATTGGTTAAATGATAACATGAATGGAACCGGAACATATACATATTCAAAAAATAATTACGCTACTGGAAAGTTTGAAGAAAATATTTTTATAGAAGGCTCTTATCATATATTAAATGATTTTGGTGAGTATACATTTACAATTAAAAATGGAGAACCAACAGCTGTAGAAATGACTTTAGCAAATGGAACGACATATTCAGGAGGCATGTCAAAAGGGAAACTGAATGGCACTGCACAGATAAAGTATAGTAATGGTGATAAGTACAGCGGAAATGTAACGGATAATCAAAAATCAGGTCAAGGCACATATGTATGGACAAGCGGTGCTACCTATGAAGGAAATTGGTCAAAAGACAGAATGCATGGAAGTGGAACATATAGCTACCCTAAGAATCAAACAGGGTATCAATTAACTGGTGAATTCAAAGAAGGCCGTCCTAATGGTGAATGTACGTATTATGTAAGTGCTTCTGAATATTACAAAACTGATTGGTCAAATGGAAAATGTGTAAAGGTGTATGAATAGTTATGGATAATTTATTTCCCGAATTTAAAAAAAGTATTGAAAATTTAATAGAAGATGAGGAAGGTAATATCCCAGGGGGGAAATTACTAGCCTTAGGTACAATGATTATAATCCTAGGAAGTTTGATGTCGGTTGATGCGTTTGCAGGACATAGATCGCATAGTTCACATAGATCGCATAGTTCACATAGATCTCATTCTTCGGGATCGCATGGTAATAGTCATAGTAATCATGGAAGTCATGAAAGTCATCAGAGTCATCAGAGCCATACTTCTCATTCAAATACAGGTTCTCATTCGAATTCTCGTTATAGTGCTGAGGGTGACGTTACATATTCTGCACCTGCGGCTTCTAGTGTACCGACAATTTCAACACCAGCAGTTGAGATGACAGCCGATACATTTAAATTGCCAGATGTGAATCAAAATATTCAGTTGCCGAATGGAACCCCAATTTCAAGTATTTTGCCGGCATTTGCAGTGCCAGCATCTACAGTTGCTCCTAAAATGGAATCAATAGATCCTAATACACCATCGGCAACAGAAACTGTTGAATAAGAGGGAGGGATAAGATGTCTATTTTTAAAAAGAAATTTGCAAAGGAACAAAAAGAATCTATAGTTGTAGAGCAAGAAGATAACGGATTACCTGAAATATCTAGTTATGAGCAAGAACCGGAGAAAGTGGCAGAAATTGTTAATAATAGTTTGAAAAAAGGATATTTTTCAGAAATAAGTCAAAAGATAGAATCTCTTCCCAGTACAGGATATAAACGTACACAGTATGTATTTGAGGGACCAAAAACAGGAGGATTTCTCTGGTTTATTACAATGTGCACTATTGTTTCAGCATGTTTCTTATATTTTGCTGCTATGGGGTTAGGAATGCATCTGTATTCCAATGATTATGAGCAATATAGTTTATTGTTTATGTGTGGCTCAGGTGTATTTATATGTATAAACATCTTTTTGATTGTGTTATCGATAAAAGTAATTCAATTTGCCAAGCGTTACGAAAAATATTATGAATTGTTACAGTATAAAAATGTTGAAATCATCGATGATATCAGTAATTGTGCTAAGATACCGTATAATAGAGTTGTTGCGGATTTGATGTTATCTGTTAAGAAAAAGATGATACCGCAAGGTCATTTTACTACGGATAATTTAGTGTTTATTGCTTCAGATGAGCTATATTCTAAATATGAATCTGATAGACCTACGTATGATCGATATTATAAACAGTTGATTGAAGAACGTATTCGAATGGAAGAACGTTCCGCTGAAATACAGAAAATAATTGATATTGGTCAGGAATATGTCGAAAAAATTCATAATAGCAATCATCTTATTAAAGATAAAGAAATTACTTTAAAGTTAAATAAGATGGAAAAATTGGTATCAGCTATTTTTAGAGAAGTAGATTTGAATCCACACCAATCTAATAAGCTGGGTATGTTTATCAATTACTATTTACCGACTACAGAGAAGCTATTGAATGCATATATAGACATAAATGAGAAAAAGATAGAAGGAAACAATATCGCTAAGGCAAAGAAAGATATTGAGCAGGCAATAGATATGCTGATCGTGTCGTTTGAAGGAATTTTAAATCAATTCTATGAATCTATAGAAATGGATATTTCTGGAGAAATTGCCGTAATGGAAAAAATGAAAAATAAAAAGTAGATGGTGATTACGGAATGAATGAATCAATGGATGATATCTTGAAATATGTAGAAAAACTCACCTCATATGTACAAGGCGAGGTAAAAGTAGGTGACTATGAATCATTATCTATTTTGGGTAGCAAGGAACAGCAACATCTTTCTGAAATATCACAAGATATATCGCAGCTTTTTTTGAATCAGAGTGATGAAATCGGAAGCACAATCAGTTTATTGTTAGATAAATTAACTTCTATCAGACTTCCACAAAGTAGAGAAAAGAGATGTTTTTTTGTAAAAAAAAAGAAAAAGTTACCAGAATCTGTAATTTGGGGTCAGTATACAGATGCTAATAGATATATTGAAAAATTAACCTGTGAATTAGAATTACAAAAAGTACAATTGCTTAAGGAAGAGCATCTGCTAACCAGATTGGAAAGTCAATTAAAAGATTGTGAACAAGATTTGTTGATGTGTGAGAAAAAAGGAACGCATATATTAAAAACGAAATCAGCTTTAGATGATGATGTATGGTGGGAACGACTGGAACAAAGAATCAATGATATTTCAGTATCGAAAATAGTTACCAAACAATCATTATTACAGATACAATTATTAAGTAAAAACAATACTGCAATCATCAATAAAATAGAGTCTTTATTGGAAAATGTTGTACCAATATGGAAAAAGCAGATAGAAATATTTGTTTCAGTAATGAAGAAAACAGATGATGCTCAAATCTGCCAATTGATGGAAGAAGAAATGATGCTTTTATCTAAATTTGAAATCGCAGATGGAACAATAAGAAAAGAATTAGAAAGTGTTTCACTATGAAAGGAGCATTTACAATGAGTAACAAAACGATTCTAACACTAAATCCAGAGGAGAAAACAGAAGACGTACATATGTTGAATATACCAACAATGACGGCTGTTGACGCAGGAATCAATAAAGGTGGTTATAATGCAGGAACTATCGATGAGTCTATGTTATCAGAAGAAGAAAAAGAACAAGTCGAACAATTTGCAGCTGAAATAGATATTTCAAATGTGGATCAGGTTGTACAGTATGGTATGTCAGCTCAGCAAAATATTTCAAATTTTTCTGTTTCGATTCTCAAGAAAGTTAAAACTTATGATTTGGGCGAAGTTGGAACTTCGTTGAAAGAATTGACCGTTGCCATTGATGCCACAACAGAGCCAGAGAAAAAAGGAATATTTGGATTATTTCAAAAAGCAAAAAGGGGAGTTGGCTCAATTAGGGCAAATTACGCAAAAGCGGAAAGTAATGTGGACCGTATTGAAAAAGATTTAAGATTACATCAAAATACACTGATACAGGATGTATCAATGTATCAACAAATGTATGAACTGAATGTGCAATATTACAAAGAATTGACAATGTATATCATTGCAGGTAAAAAGGCTCTGGATATTGCAAAAGCAGGAAAGCTACAAGAGCTAAAGAATAAAGCTGACAGCACAAATATGCAGGAAGATGTTCAGGCCTTTAAAGATTTTGAAGATTTATGTTATCGATTTGAAAAGAAAATCAATGATTTGGAATTTACAAGAGTGATTGCGATTCAGTCTGCTCCACAGGTTAGAATGCTTCAAAATAATGATCGTGAATTATTGGATAAATTGCAGTCTTCATTGTCAAATACAATACCTCTTTGGAGAAATCAGTTGGTTCTTTCATTGGGAATAGAACGTTCAAAACGAGCACTTGACGCACAATCTACTCTTACAGAAAAGACGAATGAACTGTTAAGAAGAAATTCAGAAACATTAAAAATGGCAACAATTGAAACAGCGGAAGAGGTTGAAAAGCCTATTGTAGATATTGAAACATTGCGCTTATGTAGCAAAAACTTGATTACTTCGGTGAATGAGGTTATGAAAATTCATGAAGCAGGATCTGTTCAAAGAGTAAAAGCACAGGAAGAACTTATCAAAATTGAAGAGGATTTGAAACAGGCAATGCTGGAATCTAAATTTAGAAAATAGATGATTTCAAAAAGAGGTAAATTGAAGTTCTTTTTGAAAATGGAGGGTGCTTGTGAAAAAATTTAAAGTAACAATTAATGCTCCTATAGTTTTAGGGTTTGTATTTGTTTGCGCTATTTCATTGATTATCGGTACTTTAACACAAGGGATGAGCACAGAAGCTTTGTTCATGACATATCATTCATCTTTGAAAAATCCAATGACCTATTTACGTTTTTTTACGCATGTTTTTGGACATGAAGGTATGTCTCATTTCATAGGAAACACGATATATATTTTGCTATTGGGTCCATTACTTGAAGAGAAATATGGATCAAGCTGTTTGATAAAAGTGATACTAGTTACAGCTTTTGTAACAGGGATTGTAAATTATATATTTTTTCCACAAATAGCATTGTGTGGAGCTAGTGGTGTGGTATTTGCATTTATTGTTTTATCATCATTTACTGGCTTCAAAAATGGAGAAATACCCCTTACATTTATATTGGTTGTAGTATTATTCTTGGGACAGCAGATATATGAAGGAATTGCACTGCATGATAATGTTTCTCAAATTACACATATCATTGGTGGAGCGATTGGTGGATTTGTTGGATATTTTTTTAATAGAAAATGAAATTGCAGATTTAGTAAAAAATAAATATAGTATAATCTAAAGAGAGTTGAAGTAACTGTACTCCTATGATTTCAATTTTGAAGTCATAGGGGTATTTTTTGTGCAGAAAAATAAAAAATTTCCTTTTTCACCCTGTATTTTCCCCGCTGAACATTTCGTTATATGAGAGCAAAAAAATAAAATTCCTTTTTTATTTGTAAAAAGCCCTCTCTACGTTCTGATATATGAGGAACAAATTACATTTGCCTTAAAAGAATCGGGCCTGATTCAAGAACAAAGAAAAAACGAAAAGAGAAAGGAGAAACTACATGAACAAAACAATCTTAATGGGAAGACTGACAAAAGATCCGGAGGTGAAATATCTCCAGGATGAAAACAGTACTGCAATGGCAAGATACACGCTGGCAGTAGACAGGCGATATCGAAAGGATGGAAAGGCAGAAACAGATTTTATTTCTTGTGTTACCTTTGGGAAGAATGCTGAGTTTGTAGAAAAATATCTGCAAAAAGGGTTGAAGATTTTAGTAAGCGGACGGATCCAGACAGGAAGCTATGTGAATCAGGAGGGGAATAAAGTTTATACCATCAATGTGATCGTAGAAGAACATTATTTCGCAGAAGGGAAGAAACTGTCAGGATCAGAAAAGAAAGAAGATACCGATCCGGATGGATTTATGCATCTTCCAGACGGAGAAGAACTTCCGTTTGAGTAAGAAAAACTCGGATGCTGAAAGCAGAAGAGCGCACTTATATACCTTACAAGGTATGTACGTCCTACGGAGTTTGCATCTTTCTGAAGGGGAATTCCGAAAGTGTTTGCGGATGATCCATCCGAAGAAGGGTTCCCCTTCCGGCAGAAATGCCTATCCCGTAACAGAGAAAATGGAAGAGTTGAAAAAGGAGAAAAAGAACGATATGGCGAAGAAGAAAACATTTCAGGAATATACCCAAGAAGCACTTCTTGAGATTGAAAAAACAGAAGCTGCATTGAAACAGGTAAAGCTTGAGAAGGAGCAGGCAGAGCACAGGATCCAGAGATCCTTGAATTATCTGGATACACAGAAAAAGAAAAAGCGAAAGGCACGAACCCATCTGTTGATCCAGAAGGGAGCAGCCATAGAAGCAATCTGTAAAGATACCAAATATCTGACAGAGGCAGAATTTTATCAGCTGATGGATGAACTTCTTCATGATCCCGCTTGTAAGTTTTGTGATTGTCGTTCATGAAATGGTTCGTGGACGGGCGGAAACTGCAGAAGCGAAGGAACGAGAATTCGCAGAAGAGGAAGCACTATTAAAGGCGATGCAGCGAGGTGAACTGCCACAGGGAGATGCGTAAGATGGGATGTTATCACTTTCATCTAAATCAATTATCCAGAGGAAAAGGGCAGTCTGCCATTGCTAGTGCTGCTTACCGAGCCGGTACAAAACTGGAATGTACGTATTATGGAGAAGTGAGTGATTATACGAGAAAAGGCGGTGTGGTATTAGCGGAGATCCATCTTCCCCAACAGGCTCCGGAGAGATTCAAAGACAGAGAGACCCTTTGGAATGAGGTGGAATGGATCGAAGGGAATAAGAAAGCACAGCTGGCACACAGCTTTGATATTGCCTTGATGAATGAGTTTTCCATGGGAGAAAATATTGAGCTTGCAAGAAGATTCGTAGAAGAACAGTTAGTCGCAAGAGGGATGATCGCAGATCTAGCGATCCATGATCCGAAGAAAGCAAAGGATAAAATACCCAATCCCCATATGCACATCATGGTTCCCATCCGCCCTTTACAGGAAGATGGTACCTGGGGACAAAAACAAAAAAAGGTTCCAGTATTAACACCGGATGGACAGACGGTTTTGAATCAGAAAGGACAACCGGTATTTCGGGCGGTACATACAACGGATTGGAGCAGGAAAGAAACCTTGGAAGAATTGAGAAGTGCCTGGGCGAAGATGTGTAACGAACTGTATGAAGAAAAAGGACTTACAGAAAGAGTCGATGCCAGGTCTTATGAGGAACGGGGGATTGATAAGATCCCGATGGTGCATGAAGGACCGAATGTACAGGCAAT
The DNA window shown above is from Blautia hansenii DSM 20583 and carries:
- a CDS encoding MORN repeat-containing protein translates to MGKKKQDEIIVQETEKPLEDNSIIEKALPEQEYNKSKKNMRKKIALGMIALLAIEVASAAFYVNTIMQDNIHHRVVREVRYQIDDKLVLKTGTFTGDLDFGVFSGNGEFIFDTGSVYEGEWADNYFDGLGKLQVPSEGVYEGKFINGLKSGKGTFTWDDGDIYEGEWKNDQMNGQGIYTTSDAVVYSGTFENNSFKEGSCEFSNDEGTYSLTFANNAISNAEIKYADGTKYSGVCSKSDITGSGTMVFINEDKYVGEFEGNKRSGKGVYTWKSGASYDGDWLNDNMNGTGTYTYSKNNYATGKFEENIFIEGSYHILNDFGEYTFTIKNGEPTAVEMTLANGTTYSGGMSKGKLNGTAQIKYSNGDKYSGNVTDNQKSGQGTYVWTSGATYEGNWSKDRMHGSGTYSYPKNQTGYQLTGEFKEGRPNGECTYYVSASEYYKTDWSNGKCVKVYE
- the hxsA3 gene encoding His-Xaa-Ser repeat protein HxsA3, with translation MDNLFPEFKKSIENLIEDEEGNIPGGKLLALGTMIIILGSLMSVDAFAGHRSHSSHRSHSSHRSHSSGSHGNSHSNHGSHESHQSHQSHTSHSNTGSHSNSRYSAEGDVTYSAPAASSVPTISTPAVEMTADTFKLPDVNQNIQLPNGTPISSILPAFAVPASTVAPKMESIDPNTPSATETVE
- a CDS encoding 5-bromo-4-chloroindolyl phosphate hydrolysis family protein; this encodes MSIFKKKFAKEQKESIVVEQEDNGLPEISSYEQEPEKVAEIVNNSLKKGYFSEISQKIESLPSTGYKRTQYVFEGPKTGGFLWFITMCTIVSACFLYFAAMGLGMHLYSNDYEQYSLLFMCGSGVFICINIFLIVLSIKVIQFAKRYEKYYELLQYKNVEIIDDISNCAKIPYNRVVADLMLSVKKKMIPQGHFTTDNLVFIASDELYSKYESDRPTYDRYYKQLIEERIRMEERSAEIQKIIDIGQEYVEKIHNSNHLIKDKEITLKLNKMEKLVSAIFREVDLNPHQSNKLGMFINYYLPTTEKLLNAYIDINEKKIEGNNIAKAKKDIEQAIDMLIVSFEGILNQFYESIEMDISGEIAVMEKMKNKK
- a CDS encoding toxic anion resistance protein; the protein is MNESMDDILKYVEKLTSYVQGEVKVGDYESLSILGSKEQQHLSEISQDISQLFLNQSDEIGSTISLLLDKLTSIRLPQSREKRCFFVKKKKKLPESVIWGQYTDANRYIEKLTCELELQKVQLLKEEHLLTRLESQLKDCEQDLLMCEKKGTHILKTKSALDDDVWWERLEQRINDISVSKIVTKQSLLQIQLLSKNNTAIINKIESLLENVVPIWKKQIEIFVSVMKKTDDAQICQLMEEEMMLLSKFEIADGTIRKELESVSL
- a CDS encoding toxic anion resistance protein yields the protein MSNKTILTLNPEEKTEDVHMLNIPTMTAVDAGINKGGYNAGTIDESMLSEEEKEQVEQFAAEIDISNVDQVVQYGMSAQQNISNFSVSILKKVKTYDLGEVGTSLKELTVAIDATTEPEKKGIFGLFQKAKRGVGSIRANYAKAESNVDRIEKDLRLHQNTLIQDVSMYQQMYELNVQYYKELTMYIIAGKKALDIAKAGKLQELKNKADSTNMQEDVQAFKDFEDLCYRFEKKINDLEFTRVIAIQSAPQVRMLQNNDRELLDKLQSSLSNTIPLWRNQLVLSLGIERSKRALDAQSTLTEKTNELLRRNSETLKMATIETAEEVEKPIVDIETLRLCSKNLITSVNEVMKIHEAGSVQRVKAQEELIKIEEDLKQAMLESKFRK
- a CDS encoding rhomboid family intramembrane serine protease; translated protein: MLVKKFKVTINAPIVLGFVFVCAISLIIGTLTQGMSTEALFMTYHSSLKNPMTYLRFFTHVFGHEGMSHFIGNTIYILLLGPLLEEKYGSSCLIKVILVTAFVTGIVNYIFFPQIALCGASGVVFAFIVLSSFTGFKNGEIPLTFILVVVLFLGQQIYEGIALHDNVSQITHIIGGAIGGFVGYFFNRK
- a CDS encoding single-stranded DNA-binding protein is translated as MNKTILMGRLTKDPEVKYLQDENSTAMARYTLAVDRRYRKDGKAETDFISCVTFGKNAEFVEKYLQKGLKILVSGRIQTGSYVNQEGNKVYTINVIVEEHYFAEGKKLSGSEKKEDTDPDGFMHLPDGEELPFE
- a CDS encoding DUF3847 domain-containing protein encodes the protein MEELKKEKKNDMAKKKTFQEYTQEALLEIEKTEAALKQVKLEKEQAEHRIQRSLNYLDTQKKKKRKARTHLLIQKGAAIEAICKDTKYLTEAEFYQLMDELLHDPACKFCDCRS